CACGCTTTTCGGTTCCCGTTGAGCCAAAGTCTTACCCGGACTTTGGCGATATTACAGTAGCCTCCGTGAGGGAAGGGAAAACCCCGCTTTTCCCTTTCCGTGGAGCGAAAAGTCCCGGATTGGACTTTTTGCGAAGTTATCAACTTTAGCATATCCGGCAGGAGAACCTTTAATGTGTTATCATTTATAATCTGTTCCCCATGTTACTCCAACAGAGCCTCCAGAGTCAGGTCCCGCATCCCCGGATCACCATAAACAGGGAACCCGGTGCCGGGGTTCCGCCCTTCCCGAAAGCTGTAAAGGCCGCCCTCTAAAAATTTTTGTTTTATGAAAAGGCACCCTGGTGATCGGGAGCTTGACATTTTATTACAATATTCTTATATTGTGGAAATATGAAATCAGGGCGGTGCAGCTACCCTTTATAAGCAACAGGTTAACCATTACCGGCGCAACGAGGGAAGAGCCCTGCCGGATCCGGATGGAGGTAACGAAAAAATGTCGAGGATGGAAATTTTGCGAGGTTATCAAACGGCAGCCCTGGTGCTCGCCGTGGCGGCCCTTCTCCTGCCGGCGGTCACCAGGGCGGAAGCGCCCGTAGTGGGCCTTCAGGAGGCTTTCCACATGGCCCTGGAAGGCAACCCGAAGCTTGTCGCCATGGGAAACTCCCTCAGGGCCGTCCAGGAGCGGGTGGGTTCGGCCAGGAGCCGCCTCCTGCCGAAGGTGACCCTCGAGGAAAGGTACATGAAGACCGACAACCCCACCTTCGCCTTCTCCTCGAAACTCAACCAGAGCCGCTTTGAATCGGCGGATTTCGGTATAGACAGCCTCAACGATCCCGACGCCATCGATGATTTCACCACATCCATCTCTTTTACACAGGCTCTTTATTCCAGGGAAGCCTCCCTGGGTGTGGACATGGCCAGGACGGCCGGCGAGGCAGTGGCGCTGGATTACCGGAGAGCCACCCAGCAGGTGCTCCTCGACGTCCTGGAGGCGTTCATCGGCGCGGAAACGGCGCGCGGCTACCAGGATGTGGCCCAAAATAGCCTGGAGGATGCCAGGATCCACCTCGAGATCGCCCGTTCCAGGGTAAACGCGGGGCTGGGCCTGGAGTCGGATCTGCTCAGGGCCGAGGTTTCCGTAAAGGAGAGCGAGGCACAGCTCGGGTCAGCCAGGAAAAGCGTCTCCCTGGCAGCCCGCGCCCTGGGACTGATCCTGGGGCAGGATGGTCCCGTTGAGGCGGCCGTGGAGGAGATCCCGGTACCCGCTCTCAAGCCGGTGGAACATTACGAGGAGGTCGCCGCGGACCGGGACGACCTGCTTGCCATGGCGAAAAAGGTCCGCAACGCCAGGCTCAACGTCAGCATGGCCACCGCCGGATCCCTTCCCACCGTGGGCCTTGGAGGTTCCTACCAGATCAACAGCCACGAGGCCCCCCTGGATGAGGAAGGAAGCAGTTACCAGGTGATGGCCTTCCTGCGCTGGGACCTCTACTCCGGAGGGCTGAAGAGCCACGCGGCTTCGGACGCCAGGTACGGGCTCATGGAGGCCGAGGCCTGGTACGACGGTCTGAAAAAGGAGATCATCTACCGGATCAACGAAGCCTACCTGTCCATTCTTGAGGCCGCGAGGGGAAGGGAACTGGCACTGTCCCGCCTGTCCCTGGCAGACGAAATGGCAAGGCTCATCGAAAAACGTTACGTAAACTCCCTCGCAACGGTGGTGGATCTCCTGGATGCCCAGACCTCTCTGGACTCGGCAAGGGCCGATCTGGTGGCGAGGAAAAACGCCTACCTTGTCTCTTTAGCCAGGCTCATGTTCCAGAGCGGGCTCATCGGGCAGGAATACCTTGCGGAACCCTGACAGTGCTTTTTGTGATCAACAGTAGTCGCGCCTGGGAATGGCGCCCGGATCGAGTGCCAATGGCTGTGTATTCGATCCGTAAGGGAACCGAAAACCACGCTTTTCGGTTCCCGTTGAGCCAAAGTCCTACCAGGACTTTGGCGACATTACAGCAGCCCCCGTGAGGGAAGGGAAAATGACACTTTTCCCTTCCCGTCGAGCGGAAAGTCCCGCCAGGACTTTCTGCGACCCTGCCNNNNNNNNNNNNNNNNNNNNNNNNNNNNNNNNNNNNNNNNNNNNNNNNNNNNNNNNNNNNNNNNNNNNNNNNNNNNNNNNNNNNNNNNNNNNNNNNNNNTGATCCGTGAGGGAAGGGAAAATGACACTTTTCCCTTCCCGTCGAGCGGAAAGTCCCGCCAGGACTTTCTGCGACCCTGCCAGTTGATGGCTTGTCAAGAGGCCATCAACGCGCCCCGAGCGGGGCGCCCGGATCGATGACCGGCACTGATAGTCATTGATCCGTGAGGGAAGGGAAAATGACACTTTTCCCTTCCCGTCGAGCGGAAAGTCCCGCCAGGACTTTCTGCGACCCTGCCAATAGTTAAGGAGAAAACGATGTCAGCGAGGAAGATGTTACTTTTTGGCGCTATTGCCGGGGCCCTGATGCTGGGGGCCTGTTCCCCCGATCAGGAAGCCCGACCCGTTGTGCGCCCGGAGGTCTCCGGCGTGGAATTGGGAAAGGTCATCAGGACAACCGTTCCAGAGAGCTTCGAAACCACGGGGACCGTGGTTTCAAGGACCTCGAGTACGGTCTCGAGCCGCATCATGGGCGCCGTGACCTCCCTCGCCGTCAACGAGGGAGACCGGGTACGCGCGGGGCAGGTCCTGTTGACCATCGACGACAGGGACCTCAGGGAAAAGGTGCGTGCGGCAGAGGAAGCCTACAACGAGGCGGTTCATGCCCTGGCGTCGGCCCGCGGGCAGGAGGACCTGGCCGTCAAGACCTACGAGCGGTACCGGACGCTTCAGGACGAAAAAGCCATCACCACCCAGGAACTCGACAATGTGTTCACCCAGGCAGAGCAGGCCAAACATGGTGTCGAGCAGGCAGAGGCCATGGTCAAGAGGGCCGGGGCCGCAAGGGACGAGGCGAAGATCTTTCTGGGTTTTTCCACGGTGGCCTCCCCCATCGACGGCATCGTCACAAGCAAGATGACCAACGTGGGCAGCATGGCTTCGCCCGGCGTTCCCCTCCTTCAGCTGGAGGACAGGGATTCGCGCCTTGTCCAGGCCGGGTTCGAGGAGAGGATGCTCGAGGCGGTCATGGAGGGGATGGAAGTCAGGGTGCGCGTCCCGTCAAACGCAGTGGAAACGATGGGAAAGATCGTCGAGGTGGTCCCCACCGTGGATCCCCGCACAAGGACCTTCCTCGTCAAGATCGAGGTCCCAGGGCTTGACCTGAGAAGCGGCCAGTACGGGACGGTGAGGTTCGAGTCCGGTGTGAGGGACCTGCTCCTCGTGCCCGCTTCGGCTGTCGTGTCGCGCGGGCAGCTCACGGGGGTGTTCCTTGTGAACGCGGACAGCCACGTGATCTACAGACTCATCAGGGCAGGCCGGCCTTACGGGGAGATGGTGGAAGTTCTCTCGGGACTCGCGGCCGGGGACACCATCGTCGTCGGGAACCTGGACCGCGCAGTGGACGGCGGCGTCCTGGTCCGGCCCGGTTCCCCGGAGGGAGAGAACTGACATGGAAGCCATCGGCCTTTCCGGAAGGATCGCGAGAGCTTTCCTGACCTCCAAGCTGACGCCCATTATCGTCATCACCGCCCTCCTCCTGGGGGTGATGGCCGTGAGCGTCATCCCAAGGGAAGAGGAGCCCCAGATCGTTGTGCCCATGGTGGACGTTTTCGTGGGCTTCCCCGGGGCGACTCCCGAGGAGGTTGAACAGCGGGTCACCCGCCCCCTGGAACGGCTCCTGTGGGAGGTCAAGGGGGTGGAGTTCGTCTACTCCATAGCCCAGCCCGGCCAGAACCTGACCATCGTGCGCTTCAAGGTCGGCGAGGACATGGAAAAAAGCCTGGTCAACCTCTATACCAAGCTCATGCCCAACTACGGCCGCATTCCAGGGGGCATAACGGAACCGGTCATCCGGCCCAAGAGCATTGACGACGTCCCGAGCCTCGTCCTCACTCTGTGGTCGGAGGTGTATTCCGGGTACCAGCTCAGGCGCGTCGCCGAGGAACTGCGCGGCAACCTCAAGCAGGACCAGGATGTCTCCGAGGTCGAGCTTACCGGCGGCCAGCGCCGGCAGGTACGCGTCACTCTCGAGCCTGGCAGGCTGAACGCGTTCAACCAGTCCCCAATGCTCATCATGGGAGCGCTGAGCCAGTCCAACACGTTGATCCCCTCCGGGGACTTCCAGTCCGGCAACGTGGAATATCTCGTGGAAACCGGCGGTTTTCTCACCAGCGCCGAGGAGGTGGGCAGCGTCGTGGTGGGCCAGTGGGCCGGGCGCCCCGTCTACCTGAGGGACCTGGCCAGGATCACCGACGGGCCCGAAGAACCGGCGGAGTATGTTTTCATGGGGCAGGGCCCCGCGTCGATGGAGGAGTCCTCCCTGGTCAGGGCGGGGCAGTTCGAGGCCGTTACCGTGGCGGTGTCCAAGAAAAAGGGAACCAACGCGACGCTCCTTTCGAGACGCCTCCTGGACAAGGTCGAAGGTCTCAGGAGCACCGTGCTCCCCTCCGAAGTCAGGATGACGGTGACCCGGAACTACGGTGAGACGGCCAAGGAGAAATCCGACGAACTCCTCGAGCATATGCTCATCGCCACCGTTTCTGTGATCGTCCTCATGGCCCTCTTCCTGGGGCTGCGTGAGGCTGTGGTCGTTGCCGTGGCGGTGCCGGTGACCCTGGCGCTGACCATTTTCGTCAACTACCTCTTCGGCTACACCCTCAACCGGGTGACCCTTTTCGCCCTCATCTTCTCCATCGGGATCCTCGTGGACGACGCCATCGTGGTGGTGGAGAACATCCACCGACATTTTAAAAAATCGGGGGCCGGCGACCTCAGGGCCATCTGCGCCGTGGACGAGGTGGGCAACCCCACCATCCTGGCTACTTTCACGGTCATCGCCGCCCTTCTACCCATGGCCTTCGTCTCCGGCCTCATGGGCCCTTACATGCGACCCATCCCGGTGGGGGCCTCCGTGGCCATGCTCTTCTCCCTTCTGGTAGCCTTCACTGTCAGCCCCTGGCTCAGCTTCAAGGTCCTGTCGGGATCGAGGAACGGGGGAGGTCACGAGGAGGGAACAAGCCGCCTGGACCGCCTGTACGAAAAGATCCTGCGGCCCCTGGTGAAGAAGCGGAGCCTGCGCCTTTCAGCCCTGGCCGTCGTGGTCCTTCTCCTTTGCGCGTCGGTGGCTCTCGTGCCCATGAAAAAGGTGACCATGAAGATGCTGCCCTTCGACAACAAGAGCGAGCT
This sequence is a window from bacterium. Protein-coding genes within it:
- a CDS encoding TolC family protein; this encodes MSRMEILRGYQTAALVLAVAALLLPAVTRAEAPVVGLQEAFHMALEGNPKLVAMGNSLRAVQERVGSARSRLLPKVTLEERYMKTDNPTFAFSSKLNQSRFESADFGIDSLNDPDAIDDFTTSISFTQALYSREASLGVDMARTAGEAVALDYRRATQQVLLDVLEAFIGAETARGYQDVAQNSLEDARIHLEIARSRVNAGLGLESDLLRAEVSVKESEAQLGSARKSVSLAARALGLILGQDGPVEAAVEEIPVPALKPVEHYEEVAADRDDLLAMAKKVRNARLNVSMATAGSLPTVGLGGSYQINSHEAPLDEEGSSYQVMAFLRWDLYSGGLKSHAASDARYGLMEAEAWYDGLKKEIIYRINEAYLSILEAARGRELALSRLSLADEMARLIEKRYVNSLATVVDLLDAQTSLDSARADLVARKNAYLVSLARLMFQSGLIGQEYLAEP
- a CDS encoding efflux RND transporter periplasmic adaptor subunit → MSARKMLLFGAIAGALMLGACSPDQEARPVVRPEVSGVELGKVIRTTVPESFETTGTVVSRTSSTVSSRIMGAVTSLAVNEGDRVRAGQVLLTIDDRDLREKVRAAEEAYNEAVHALASARGQEDLAVKTYERYRTLQDEKAITTQELDNVFTQAEQAKHGVEQAEAMVKRAGAARDEAKIFLGFSTVASPIDGIVTSKMTNVGSMASPGVPLLQLEDRDSRLVQAGFEERMLEAVMEGMEVRVRVPSNAVETMGKIVEVVPTVDPRTRTFLVKIEVPGLDLRSGQYGTVRFESGVRDLLLVPASAVVSRGQLTGVFLVNADSHVIYRLIRAGRPYGEMVEVLSGLAAGDTIVVGNLDRAVDGGVLVRPGSPEGEN
- a CDS encoding efflux RND transporter permease subunit gives rise to the protein MEAIGLSGRIARAFLTSKLTPIIVITALLLGVMAVSVIPREEEPQIVVPMVDVFVGFPGATPEEVEQRVTRPLERLLWEVKGVEFVYSIAQPGQNLTIVRFKVGEDMEKSLVNLYTKLMPNYGRIPGGITEPVIRPKSIDDVPSLVLTLWSEVYSGYQLRRVAEELRGNLKQDQDVSEVELTGGQRRQVRVTLEPGRLNAFNQSPMLIMGALSQSNTLIPSGDFQSGNVEYLVETGGFLTSAEEVGSVVVGQWAGRPVYLRDLARITDGPEEPAEYVFMGQGPASMEESSLVRAGQFEAVTVAVSKKKGTNATLLSRRLLDKVEGLRSTVLPSEVRMTVTRNYGETAKEKSDELLEHMLIATVSVIVLMALFLGLREAVVVAVAVPVTLALTIFVNYLFGYTLNRVTLFALIFSIGILVDDAIVVVENIHRHFKKSGAGDLRAICAVDEVGNPTILATFTVIAALLPMAFVSGLMGPYMRPIPVGASVAMLFSLLVAFTVSPWLSFKVLSGSRNGGGHEEGTSRLDRLYEKILRPLVKKRSLRLSALAVVVLLLCASVALVPMKKVTMKMLPFDNKSELQVIIDMPEGTTLEQTAAVTRQMSEYLKTVPEVRDYQSYVGAASPYNFNGLVRHYYLRRGGNVADIQVNFVEKGERSSQSHDLAKRLRPELTRIGLENGARIKVAEIPPGPPVLSTLVAEIYGPDGERQIEIAGQVKDIFKQTPGVVDVDWYVEDPQPRLVFEVDKEKAALSGVATDDISRTLRMALTGMSAGLLHLPEEKEPVEIFLRMPLADRSDADILKSLKVPSRTGSLVSIGELIRVVKTFQNRAIYHKNLKRVTYVTGDVAGTQESPVYAILNMKDRVADISLPEGYELEQYYSKAPSLEDRYTLKWDGEWQITYEVFRDLGIAFSAVLILIYILVVAWFRSFITPVIIMLPIPLTLVGILPAHWLMGTFFTATSMIGFIALAGIVVRNSILLVDFIQMEERSEGGLGEAVIKAGAVRSRPIILTAAAVMVGSVVMYFDPIFQGLAIAMMSGAMASTILTLVAVPLAYYEIFRGRESTEAGEDEPE